The following proteins are encoded in a genomic region of Oncorhynchus masou masou isolate Uvic2021 chromosome 19, UVic_Omas_1.1, whole genome shotgun sequence:
- the LOC135506080 gene encoding uncharacterized protein C6orf163 homolog, translated as MASGSGWRLRKKGTSGCLALEERRPPRFSDLSTLSSPLDPDFMLQPEDAKTVASKKKDEVLVEVRAVMISSIAGNIERTRREEMDIAQRKIDKAEGRYKAELTTLKESSQALETLLDKTIRDLRTAVADKQVYMDDLEETRAAFQHFINQQFKELKPDQADFILPSKKCTG; from the exons ATGGCATCTGGAAGCGGTTGGAGGCTCCGAAAGAAGGGGACTTCAGGATGCCTGGCCTTAGAGGAGCGAAGACCACCACGCTTTTCCGATCTGTCAACCCTGAGCTCACCGTTAGACCC GGACTTCATGCTGCAACCGGAGGATGCGAAGACTGTGGCCAGCAAGAAAAAAGATGAGGTACTGGTGGAAGTGAGGGCAGTGATGATATCCAGCATCGCTGGCAACATCGAGAGAACCCGAAGGGAGGAGATGGATATTGCCCAACGCAAGATAGACAAGGCGGAGGGGCGGTACAAGGCAGAACTAACTACCTTGAAGGAGTCATCACAAGCACTGGAGACTCTGCTGGACAAGACCATCAGGGACCTCCGTACAGCTGTAGCCGATAAGCAAGTATATATGGATGACCTGGAAGAAACAAGGGCAGCATTTCAACATTTCATCAATCAGCAGTTTAAAGAATTGAAGCCTGATCAAGCTGACTTTATCCTACCATCAAAGAAATGTACAGGTTGA